A DNA window from Sulfitobacter sp. BSw21498 contains the following coding sequences:
- the phoB gene encoding phosphate regulon transcriptional regulator PhoB: protein MSAAQPQILLVEDEPAQREILAYNLESEGFDVRRAENGEEAILLVAEALPDLVILDWMMPLLSGIEVCRQLKTREDTRNIPVIMLSARSEEVDTVRGLETGADDYVVKPYSMRELMARVRTQLRRVRPASSGAALSYADITLDPERHRVNRAAHELKLGPTEYRLLVTLLERPGRVFSRDQLLDHVWGRDIYVDTRTVDVHIARLRKALTSHGGDDPIRTVRGAGYALG from the coding sequence ATGTCTGCCGCTCAGCCTCAAATCTTGTTGGTAGAAGACGAACCCGCACAGCGCGAAATTCTGGCGTATAACCTTGAATCAGAAGGGTTTGACGTACGGCGTGCCGAGAATGGCGAGGAAGCGATCCTGCTGGTTGCAGAGGCGCTGCCCGACCTGGTTATCCTTGATTGGATGATGCCTCTGCTAAGCGGGATAGAGGTCTGTCGTCAGCTTAAGACCCGCGAAGATACGCGCAATATCCCCGTGATTATGCTGTCGGCACGATCCGAAGAGGTGGACACCGTGCGCGGGCTGGAAACGGGCGCAGATGATTATGTGGTAAAACCCTATTCGATGCGTGAGCTGATGGCCCGCGTGCGCACGCAGCTGCGCCGCGTGCGGCCTGCGTCCTCCGGTGCGGCGCTCAGCTATGCCGACATTACGCTTGATCCAGAACGTCACCGTGTAAACCGTGCTGCGCACGAGCTAAAGCTGGGGCCAACAGAATACCGTTTGCTTGTGACGTTGCTTGAGCGGCCCGGCCGTGTCTTCAGCCGTGACCAGTTGCTAGATCACGTTTGGGGGCGCGATATCTATGTCGACACGCGCACCGTTGATGTTCACATCGCCCGTCTGCGCAAAGCGCTGACGTCCCACGGCGGCGATGATCCGATCCGCACGGTGCGCGGTGCAGGTTATGCATTAGGTTAG
- a CDS encoding fumarylacetoacetate hydrolase family protein, producing MKLCRIETADGIKPAIVDADGAARDLSQHLSDIELSSMAPAALDKLRSLDVTTLPLISGRFAPVINDIRRILCIGLNYSDHAAEAGMAVPDHPILFSKLCAATGANEPIIIPKDSEKTDWEVELAVVIGTKAQHVTEADALSHVAGYATFNDVSERAFQTEFGGQWVKGKSCDSFAPIGPYLVTADDVPDPQNLDLWLDVNGTRRQTGNTSTMVFSVAEIISFLSRFMTLLPGDVIATGTPPGVGMGFKPPIYLQTGDVVELGIEGLGDQRQEVIKYNG from the coding sequence ATGAAACTTTGCCGTATCGAAACCGCCGATGGCATCAAACCTGCGATCGTCGACGCAGATGGTGCCGCGCGTGACCTATCGCAACATCTATCTGACATTGAACTCTCCAGCATGGCACCCGCAGCGCTCGATAAGTTACGCAGCCTGGATGTAACGACGTTGCCCTTGATCTCTGGTCGTTTTGCACCGGTTATCAATGACATACGCCGCATTTTGTGTATCGGACTGAATTATTCAGACCACGCGGCCGAAGCTGGGATGGCTGTACCTGATCATCCCATCCTGTTCAGCAAGCTCTGTGCTGCTACAGGTGCCAATGAACCGATCATCATCCCCAAGGATTCAGAAAAAACCGATTGGGAGGTCGAGCTTGCGGTCGTTATCGGCACCAAGGCGCAGCATGTAACAGAAGCGGATGCGTTATCTCATGTGGCGGGCTACGCGACCTTCAACGACGTGTCAGAACGTGCCTTTCAGACTGAATTCGGCGGTCAATGGGTCAAGGGCAAGTCCTGCGACAGTTTTGCCCCCATCGGCCCGTATCTGGTGACCGCTGATGACGTTCCAGATCCTCAGAACCTTGATTTATGGCTGGATGTGAACGGCACCCGCCGCCAAACCGGCAACACCAGCACAATGGTGTTTTCTGTGGCCGAAATTATCTCTTTTCTCAGCCGTTTCATGACCTTACTGCCCGGAGATGTGATCGCCACTGGCACACCGCCCGGTGTGGGTATGGGGTTCAAACCGCCGATCTATCTACAAACCGGCGATGTGGTCGAGCTTGGCATCGAAGGATTGGGCGATCAACGTCAAGAAGTCATTAAATACAACGGGTAA
- a CDS encoding rhodanese-like domain-containing protein, which yields MTLKMSSADMVAAARARIREIETPDLIAMLNDPDVVVVDLRDIRERQRSGYIPGSFHAPRGMIEFWVDPDSPYFKEVFGEDKTFVFHCASGWRSAITTATLQDMGFDAVHLREGFSTWEKLGGPVEFPEKKD from the coding sequence ATGACGCTCAAGATGTCTTCGGCGGATATGGTTGCTGCCGCCCGTGCGCGCATCCGCGAGATCGAAACGCCTGATCTGATCGCGATGCTGAACGACCCAGACGTCGTGGTCGTTGATCTGCGCGATATCCGTGAACGCCAGCGCAGCGGCTATATTCCCGGCAGCTTTCACGCGCCCCGTGGGATGATCGAATTCTGGGTCGATCCCGATAGCCCGTATTTCAAAGAGGTCTTCGGCGAGGATAAAACCTTTGTGTTTCACTGCGCCTCTGGATGGCGCTCTGCGATCACCACGGCGACGCTGCAAGACATGGGCTTTGACGCGGTGCATCTGCGCGAAGGTTTCTCAACGTGGGAGAAGCTCGGTGGTCCGGTCGAATTCCCTGAAAAGAAAGACTAA
- the aroQ gene encoding type II 3-dehydroquinate dehydratase, whose protein sequence is MTSILILNGPNLNLLGTRQPDVYGKTTLADVHAICSDKAKSLGFDIAFEQSNHEGALIDLIHAAKGKHAAIILNAGAYTHTSIALMDAIASVELPVVEVHLSNIHAREEFRHRSYIAPVALGQICGFGATGYLMALDALKVHLKA, encoded by the coding sequence ATGACATCCATTCTGATCCTCAACGGTCCGAACCTGAACTTGCTTGGCACGCGCCAACCCGATGTTTATGGCAAAACGACCTTGGCCGACGTGCATGCCATATGCAGCGATAAAGCAAAATCGCTGGGGTTTGATATCGCGTTCGAGCAGTCCAATCATGAAGGCGCGCTGATCGATCTGATCCACGCCGCCAAGGGTAAGCATGCTGCGATTATATTGAATGCTGGTGCCTATACCCATACGTCGATTGCACTAATGGATGCGATCGCTTCGGTAGAGCTTCCCGTGGTCGAGGTTCACCTTAGCAATATCCACGCGCGCGAGGAGTTTCGTCATCGGTCTTACATCGCGCCAGTGGCACTGGGCCAAATCTGCGGCTTTGGTGCCACCGGCTATCTAATGGCGCTCGACGCGCTGAAAGTTCATTTGAAGGCTTAA
- the tsf gene encoding translation elongation factor Ts, with translation MAITASMVKELRDTTGAGMMDAKKALTETNGDMEAAVDWLRTKGLAKAAKKSGRTAAEGLVAVKVDGGRGVAVEVNSETDFVGKNADFQKMVSGIADVATGVSDLDALNAADMGGKPVSTVITDAIAKIGENMSVRRMQSIEGEQVVSYVHNAVAPGMGKIGVLVAMTGGNEELGKQIAMHIAAVNPASLSEADLDPAVVEKEKQVQMDIARESGKPEAVIEKMITGRMQKYMSEVTLLNQAFVVNPDLSVGKAAEEAGATITGFVRLEVGEGIEVVKEDFAAEVAKAAKG, from the coding sequence ATGGCAATTACAGCATCCATGGTCAAAGAACTGCGCGACACAACTGGTGCCGGCATGATGGACGCCAAAAAAGCGTTGACTGAAACTAACGGCGACATGGAAGCCGCCGTTGATTGGCTGCGCACCAAAGGTCTGGCGAAAGCTGCCAAGAAATCCGGTCGTACCGCAGCCGAAGGCCTCGTTGCCGTTAAGGTTGACGGCGGTCGCGGTGTTGCTGTCGAAGTAAACTCCGAAACCGACTTTGTTGGTAAAAACGCAGACTTCCAGAAAATGGTTTCCGGTATCGCAGACGTCGCAACCGGCGTTTCCGACCTTGATGCACTGAACGCGGCTGACATGGGCGGCAAGCCTGTTTCCACCGTCATCACCGACGCCATCGCAAAAATCGGCGAGAACATGTCGGTTCGCCGCATGCAATCCATCGAAGGCGAACAGGTCGTGTCCTACGTGCACAACGCAGTGGCACCTGGCATGGGCAAAATCGGTGTTCTGGTCGCAATGACCGGCGGCAACGAAGAGCTGGGCAAACAGATCGCGATGCACATCGCTGCTGTAAACCCTGCGTCCTTGTCCGAAGCAGATCTGGACCCGGCTGTTGTTGAAAAAGAAAAGCAGGTTCAAATGGATATCGCACGAGAGTCCGGCAAGCCCGAAGCTGTGATCGAAAAAATGATCACCGGTCGTATGCAGAAATACATGTCCGAAGTGACACTGCTGAACCAAGCGTTCGTTGTGAACCCTGACCTGTCCGTAGGTAAGGCCGCAGAAGAAGCAGGCGCGACCATCACCGGTTTCGTCCGTTTGGAAGTTGGCGAAGGCATCGAAGTCGTCAAAGAAGATTTCGCAGCAGAAGTCGCGAAAGCCGCCAAAGGCTAA
- the rpsB gene encoding 30S ribosomal protein S2: MALPEFSMRQLLEAGVHFGHQTQRWNPRMGPFIYGARNGIHIMDLTQTVPMLDQALQVIRDTVAKGGSILFVGTKRQAAQPIADAAEKCAQYYMNHRWLGGTLTNWQTVSKSIQRLKSIDEQSERGFGGLTKKERLGMERDQFKLEASLGGIREMGGRPDLIFVIDVKKEALAVAEANKLGIPVIAVVDTNCSPDGIDYIIPGNDDAARAIHLYCDLAARAALDGMSAQLGAAGVDIGAMEEAPEEEALIDGGVEVGNASEETVSNDAMAKDAPLDIESKKETLADAKS; this comes from the coding sequence ATGGCTCTTCCTGAGTTCTCCATGCGCCAACTGCTTGAAGCAGGCGTACACTTTGGTCACCAAACACAGCGCTGGAACCCACGTATGGGTCCGTTCATCTACGGCGCGCGTAACGGCATCCACATCATGGACCTTACACAGACTGTTCCAATGCTGGATCAAGCTCTGCAAGTTATCCGTGATACCGTCGCCAAAGGCGGCAGCATTCTTTTCGTTGGTACCAAGCGTCAGGCTGCTCAGCCGATCGCCGACGCCGCAGAGAAATGCGCACAATACTACATGAACCACCGTTGGTTGGGCGGCACGCTGACAAACTGGCAGACTGTTTCCAAATCCATCCAGCGCCTGAAGTCCATCGACGAACAGTCCGAGCGTGGCTTTGGCGGTCTGACCAAGAAAGAGCGTCTTGGCATGGAGCGTGACCAGTTCAAACTGGAAGCATCGCTTGGTGGTATCCGTGAAATGGGCGGTCGCCCTGACCTGATCTTCGTCATCGACGTCAAAAAAGAAGCACTGGCCGTGGCCGAAGCGAACAAACTGGGCATCCCCGTTATCGCTGTTGTCGACACCAACTGCTCGCCCGATGGGATCGACTATATCATCCCAGGCAACGACGACGCTGCACGCGCGATCCACCTGTACTGCGATCTGGCCGCTCGTGCCGCGCTGGACGGTATGTCCGCTCAGCTGGGTGCCGCAGGCGTTGATATCGGTGCGATGGAAGAAGCGCCCGAAGAAGAAGCCCTGATCGACGGTGGCGTCGAAGTTGGCAACGCTTCGGAAGAAACCGTATCGAACGACGCAATGGCCAAAGACGCACCTCTGGATATCGAATCCAAGAAGGAAACGCTGGCCGACGCCAAGTCGTAA
- a CDS encoding lysophospholipid acyltransferase family protein, which produces MSAAWDSADHPALDDIGPLGWALALIRGLVLATVVFTGLLVLLAIRLIERPLCGQGRPVTPHITQTVCYIAFWIMGLRREVVGTPMRHRGAVVANHTSWLDIFSLNAAQRIYFVSKSEVASWPGIGWLAKATGTLFIERSPKHARKQTEIFQQRLLDNHRLLFFPEGTSTDGKQVLPFKTTLFQSFFAPELRDAIWVQPVTVLYTAPLGADPRFYGWWGDMSFGGHLVRTLASARQGKVTTIYHTPLAVADFDNRKTLAQACETQVRSAHPSVRIAAPNTAELR; this is translated from the coding sequence GTGAGCGCGGCTTGGGACAGCGCCGATCACCCGGCACTAGACGACATCGGGCCACTGGGGTGGGCGCTGGCGTTGATCCGCGGCCTTGTCCTGGCGACCGTGGTCTTTACAGGGCTGCTGGTCCTGCTAGCCATCCGCCTGATTGAGCGCCCCTTATGCGGGCAAGGCCGCCCCGTCACACCGCATATCACGCAAACGGTCTGTTACATTGCGTTCTGGATCATGGGATTGCGCCGCGAAGTCGTGGGCACGCCCATGCGCCACCGTGGTGCGGTTGTCGCCAATCACACAAGCTGGCTCGATATCTTCAGCCTGAACGCCGCACAGCGGATTTATTTCGTATCAAAGTCTGAGGTCGCCAGCTGGCCCGGCATCGGGTGGCTGGCCAAGGCGACCGGCACGCTGTTCATTGAACGCAGCCCCAAACATGCTCGCAAACAGACCGAGATTTTCCAGCAACGACTGCTTGATAATCACCGGCTGCTGTTCTTTCCTGAAGGCACCAGCACCGACGGCAAGCAAGTATTGCCGTTCAAAACAACGCTGTTTCAATCGTTCTTTGCGCCAGAGCTGCGCGATGCGATCTGGGTTCAGCCTGTCACCGTGCTTTATACTGCGCCGCTTGGGGCCGATCCGCGGTTCTATGGCTGGTGGGGTGACATGAGCTTTGGCGGGCATCTGGTGCGCACGCTGGCGTCCGCGCGGCAGGGGAAAGTGACCACGATCTACCACACGCCACTGGCCGTCGCCGATTTCGACAACCGCAAAACGCTGGCCCAAGCCTGCGAAACACAGGTCCGTAGTGCGCATCCGTCGGTTCGAATAGCAGCCCCAAACACCGCGGAACTGCGCTGA
- a CDS encoding GNAT family N-acetyltransferase, whose translation MTIAKAAEFEVRLARTQAELHAAQRLRYDVFVTELGAGGSLVDHDNRLEVDQYDDFVDHLLLIDRKTAQTVGVYRLIRRCMATRAGGFYSENEYDLTALKSSGREILELGRSCLHPSYRGGIAMHQLWAGLASYVARHEIEILFGVASFHGTQADALAEPLSLLHHAYLAPPELRVTALPKARQKMDLIPADTLNRRQAMVQMPSLIKAYLRLGGCVGEGAFIDHDFNTTDVLLMLDTARLSKRQAKIYSGQPA comes from the coding sequence ATGACCATTGCAAAAGCGGCAGAGTTCGAAGTCCGTCTGGCGCGCACCCAAGCGGAGCTTCATGCGGCACAGCGGCTGCGCTATGATGTCTTTGTCACCGAACTGGGTGCGGGCGGCTCTTTGGTTGATCACGACAACAGGCTTGAAGTCGATCAATACGACGATTTTGTCGATCATTTGCTGCTTATCGACCGTAAAACCGCGCAGACGGTTGGTGTCTACCGTCTGATCCGCCGCTGCATGGCGACGCGGGCAGGCGGGTTCTATTCCGAAAACGAATATGATTTGACCGCGTTGAAATCCTCTGGGCGTGAAATCCTTGAGCTTGGGCGGTCGTGTCTGCATCCATCCTATCGCGGCGGCATCGCTATGCACCAGCTTTGGGCGGGGCTTGCATCCTATGTGGCGCGCCACGAGATCGAGATCCTGTTCGGCGTGGCAAGCTTTCACGGGACCCAAGCGGATGCTCTCGCAGAGCCTTTGTCGTTGCTGCACCACGCCTATCTTGCGCCCCCCGAACTGCGGGTCACGGCTTTGCCTAAAGCGCGGCAGAAGATGGACCTGATCCCCGCGGATACGCTGAACCGTCGACAGGCGATGGTACAAATGCCCAGCCTGATCAAAGCCTACCTGCGGCTTGGCGGCTGTGTGGGCGAGGGGGCCTTTATCGATCATGACTTTAACACAACGGACGTACTTTTGATGCTCGACACCGCGCGGCTCAGCAAACGGCAGGCCAAGATTTACAGCGGGCAACCCGCGTGA
- a CDS encoding DUF3553 domain-containing protein produces MEDLNAILTPGMLVRHPSYPDWGVGQVQSNIGGKVTVNFRSEGKIVVDSFRVMLTPVFDEGSSLANR; encoded by the coding sequence TTGGAAGACCTCAATGCGATACTGACACCCGGAATGCTGGTACGCCACCCTTCGTATCCCGATTGGGGTGTGGGGCAGGTGCAAAGCAACATCGGCGGCAAGGTCACGGTAAATTTTCGCAGCGAGGGCAAGATCGTGGTCGACAGCTTTCGGGTGATGCTCACCCCTGTCTTTGATGAAGGCTCTTCGTTAGCAAATCGTTAA
- a CDS encoding histidine phosphotransferase family protein, translating into MAETDTDFAALIGSRICHDLISPVGAINNGLELLLMSGMNMSPEVALIDESVRNASARLRFFRVAFGSGTTQPVAAQETTDILRDLYAQSKWEVIWPVGVAPSRSALRMVFLGLLCLETGMPYGGRIEIEHRTTGWDITGTADRLNINAALWGVLAGRPMAERLLPAQVQFGLLPAIVKDSGQQLKSIVTETTITLSIKD; encoded by the coding sequence ATGGCTGAGACCGACACTGATTTCGCCGCGTTAATCGGCAGCCGTATCTGTCACGACTTGATATCGCCCGTGGGCGCGATCAACAATGGGCTTGAACTGCTTTTGATGTCGGGCATGAACATGAGCCCCGAAGTCGCGTTGATCGACGAAAGCGTGCGTAACGCCAGTGCGCGGTTGCGGTTCTTTCGCGTGGCCTTTGGCAGTGGCACTACGCAGCCTGTCGCGGCACAAGAGACCACCGATATCCTACGCGACCTCTATGCGCAGTCCAAATGGGAGGTGATCTGGCCCGTGGGGGTGGCTCCCTCGCGAAGCGCCCTGCGGATGGTGTTTTTGGGGCTGCTCTGTCTGGAAACGGGGATGCCCTATGGCGGTCGGATCGAAATCGAGCACCGCACTACGGGGTGGGATATTACGGGGACTGCCGACCGTCTGAATATTAACGCAGCACTATGGGGTGTGTTGGCAGGGCGACCAATGGCAGAGCGGCTGCTGCCTGCTCAGGTTCAGTTCGGCTTGTTGCCCGCCATCGTGAAAGACAGCGGGCAACAGTTAAAGTCTATCGTGACCGAGACAACAATCACGCTAAGTATCAAGGATTAG
- a CDS encoding glutamate-5-semialdehyde dehydrogenase yields MTLDMTQTDDIPALMADIGARAKAAAATLGFASADQKQTALEKAADALVASSADILAANAKDLEFGRDKGLSDAMMDRLLLDDARISAIADSLRSIAAQDDPVGQVLTEWDRPTGLNIQRVRTPLGVIGVIYESRPNVTADAGALCLKAGNAVILRGGSESFHSSRAIHAALEVGLEAAGLPADSIQLVPTRDRAAVSEMLTMTDTIDVIVPRGGKGLVGLVQREARVPVFAHLEGIVHIYIDENADPEKVLKVVLNAKTRRTGICGSAECLLIHEKVARTMGKGVIKALLDAGVEVRADGELSEIEGTVAATPDDWGHEYLDMIIAAKTVGSIDEAITHIRTYGSNHTDCIITEDDAAATKFMTRLDSAILMHNVSTQFADGGEFGMGAEIGIATGKMHARGPVGAEQLTSFKYLVRGDGAVRS; encoded by the coding sequence ATGACCTTGGATATGACACAGACAGACGACATTCCCGCGTTGATGGCAGATATCGGCGCGCGCGCCAAAGCTGCCGCCGCGACGTTGGGCTTTGCCAGTGCCGATCAAAAGCAGACCGCGCTGGAAAAAGCCGCTGATGCTTTGGTCGCGAGCAGCGCCGATATTCTGGCGGCAAATGCCAAAGATCTTGAATTCGGCCGAGACAAGGGGCTGTCCGACGCAATGATGGACCGGCTGCTGCTCGACGACGCACGGATCAGCGCGATTGCCGACAGCTTGCGCAGCATCGCAGCCCAAGATGATCCCGTCGGGCAGGTGCTGACCGAATGGGACCGGCCCACCGGCCTCAACATCCAGCGCGTGCGCACGCCATTGGGCGTCATTGGGGTGATTTATGAATCGCGCCCCAATGTAACAGCCGACGCTGGGGCACTTTGCCTAAAGGCCGGCAATGCCGTGATCTTGCGGGGCGGTTCCGAAAGCTTTCATTCTTCCCGCGCGATCCACGCTGCGCTGGAAGTCGGGCTCGAAGCGGCTGGCCTGCCAGCGGATTCGATCCAGCTGGTGCCTACACGCGACCGTGCGGCCGTCAGTGAAATGTTGACCATGACCGACACGATTGACGTGATTGTACCGCGCGGCGGCAAGGGTCTGGTTGGTTTGGTTCAACGCGAAGCGCGGGTCCCGGTCTTCGCCCACCTCGAAGGGATCGTGCACATCTATATCGATGAAAATGCTGACCCTGAAAAAGTGTTGAAGGTCGTGTTGAACGCCAAAACCCGCCGCACCGGCATTTGCGGATCGGCCGAATGCTTGCTGATTCACGAAAAAGTAGCGCGGACCATGGGCAAGGGTGTGATCAAGGCCCTGCTGGATGCCGGCGTCGAGGTGCGCGCAGACGGGGAGCTATCCGAGATCGAAGGCACCGTGGCAGCGACGCCCGACGATTGGGGTCACGAATATCTTGATATGATCATCGCGGCCAAGACCGTGGGCAGCATTGACGAAGCGATCACCCATATCCGGACTTACGGGTCGAACCACACTGACTGTATCATCACCGAAGACGATGCCGCCGCGACCAAATTTATGACGCGGCTCGATTCAGCGATCCTGATGCACAACGTATCCACGCAATTCGCGGACGGGGGCGAGTTTGGCATGGGGGCAGAGATTGGCATCGCCACGGGTAAGATGCACGCTCGTGGCCCTGTGGGCGCAGAGCAGCTGACCAGCTTCAAGTATCTCGTGCGCGGCGATGGTGCGGTGCGCAGCTAA
- the proB gene encoding glutamate 5-kinase, whose translation MAALSDGNRIVVKIGSALLVDRATGQLRSDWLQSLAQDVAWLKGQGKDVVLVSSGSIALGRGVLGLPATTLALEQSQAAAAVGQIRLARAYEEALEPYGITAAQVLVTLEDSADRRRYLNSRATMEQLLSMGAVPIVNENDTVATDEIRFGDNDRLAAQIAVTVAADRLILLSDVDGFYSANPNDDPDAIRYDVISTITPEIEAQAGDAGSGLSKGGMKTKLMAAKTATAAGCAMAISEGSPLRPLLALENGANATWFTAQSDPQTARKQWITAIKPRGSVTLDAGAVAAMSKGKSLLPAGVTAVAGPFGRGDSVALLDPDGRPIGHGLTRYTSAEATLIKGRQSSEIEEILGAPGRAALIHRDDLALS comes from the coding sequence TTGGCAGCCTTAAGCGACGGCAATCGTATTGTTGTAAAAATCGGCTCTGCGCTTTTGGTAGATCGCGCAACCGGGCAGCTGCGCTCTGACTGGCTGCAAAGTCTGGCGCAGGATGTGGCGTGGCTCAAGGGGCAGGGCAAGGACGTGGTGCTGGTGTCTTCTGGCTCGATCGCTTTGGGGCGGGGAGTGCTTGGGCTGCCCGCCACCACGCTCGCGCTCGAGCAATCACAGGCCGCTGCCGCTGTCGGGCAAATCCGCCTTGCCCGCGCTTACGAAGAAGCGCTGGAGCCCTACGGGATCACCGCAGCACAGGTGCTTGTCACCCTCGAAGACAGCGCGGACCGTCGGCGGTATCTCAACAGCCGGGCCACGATGGAACAGCTGTTGTCCATGGGCGCGGTGCCGATCGTCAATGAAAACGACACTGTCGCAACGGATGAGATCCGCTTTGGCGACAACGACCGGCTCGCAGCCCAAATTGCCGTGACCGTCGCTGCGGACCGTCTGATCCTGCTTTCCGACGTTGATGGCTTTTATTCGGCCAACCCCAACGACGACCCCGACGCCATCCGCTATGATGTCATCAGCACAATTACCCCAGAAATCGAAGCGCAGGCAGGTGACGCGGGCTCGGGCCTGTCCAAAGGTGGCATGAAGACAAAGCTGATGGCCGCAAAAACCGCCACGGCCGCGGGCTGCGCCATGGCGATATCCGAAGGGTCACCCTTGCGGCCCTTGCTGGCGCTGGAAAACGGTGCGAACGCGACGTGGTTCACCGCGCAATCTGACCCACAAACTGCGCGTAAACAATGGATTACGGCGATCAAACCCCGCGGCAGTGTCACATTAGATGCAGGCGCTGTCGCCGCCATGTCCAAGGGCAAATCGCTTTTGCCAGCGGGGGTGACCGCTGTCGCCGGCCCGTTCGGGCGCGGCGATTCCGTGGCGCTTTTGGACCCCGACGGGCGTCCCATCGGGCACGGGCTGACGCGGTATACCTCGGCTGAAGCAACATTAATCAAGGGGCGGCAATCCTCTGAAATCGAAGAAATATTAGGCGCGCCGGGGCGTGCTGCGTTGATCCACCGGGATGATCTTGCGCTTTCCTAA
- the obgE gene encoding GTPase ObgE, translating to MKFLDLCKVYIRSGGGGGGCVSFRREKYIEYGGPDGGDGGSGGSVWAEAVDGLNTLIDFRYQQHFFAKNGQPGMGKQRTGKDGDDIILRVPVGTEILDEDQETVLVDMTELGQRVELARGGNGGWGNLHFKSATNQAPRRANPGQEGVERTVWLRLKLIADVGLLGLPNAGKSTFLAATSNARPKIADYPFTTLHPNLGVVGVDNTEFVVADIPGLIEGASEGRGLGDLFLGHVERCAVLLHLIDGTSDTVAEDYRTIINELEAYGGELADKPRITVLNKIDALDEDDRVTAREELEKACGGEVMMMSGVAREGVIEVLRALRGQIDDDRLRFRTEDEEEAPWQP from the coding sequence ATGAAGTTTCTTGACCTGTGCAAAGTCTACATCCGCTCTGGCGGAGGCGGGGGCGGTTGCGTGTCTTTCCGGCGCGAAAAATACATCGAATATGGTGGCCCTGATGGTGGCGACGGCGGGTCTGGTGGCTCTGTCTGGGCCGAGGCCGTCGACGGGCTGAACACGCTGATCGACTTTCGCTACCAGCAACACTTCTTTGCCAAGAACGGCCAGCCCGGCATGGGCAAACAGCGCACCGGCAAAGATGGGGACGATATTATCCTCCGCGTGCCCGTAGGGACCGAGATCCTCGACGAGGATCAGGAGACCGTACTGGTGGACATGACAGAGCTTGGCCAACGGGTTGAACTGGCGCGCGGTGGGAACGGCGGCTGGGGTAACCTGCACTTCAAATCAGCTACGAACCAAGCACCCCGTCGCGCGAACCCCGGTCAGGAGGGGGTTGAACGTACCGTTTGGCTGCGGCTCAAGCTGATCGCGGATGTGGGACTATTGGGTCTGCCGAACGCGGGCAAATCGACCTTCCTTGCCGCCACATCCAACGCGCGACCAAAGATCGCGGATTATCCCTTTACCACGCTGCATCCTAACTTGGGCGTTGTCGGGGTGGATAACACCGAATTCGTCGTTGCCGATATTCCCGGCTTGATCGAGGGCGCATCCGAAGGGCGGGGTCTGGGTGATCTGTTCTTGGGCCATGTCGAACGCTGCGCGGTGCTGTTGCACCTGATCGACGGCACCTCCGACACCGTTGCCGAAGACTACCGGACCATCATCAATGAACTCGAAGCCTATGGCGGCGAGCTAGCGGATAAACCTCGTATCACAGTGCTGAACAAGATTGATGCACTGGACGAAGATGATCGCGTAACCGCCCGGGAAGAATTGGAAAAAGCCTGCGGAGGCGAGGTTATGATGATGTCTGGCGTCGCCCGCGAAGGGGTCATCGAGGTCCTGCGCGCACTGCGTGGCCAGATTGACGACGACCGGCTACGTTTCCGCACCGAAGACGAAGAAGAGGCACCTTGGCAGCCTTAA